The proteins below are encoded in one region of Cololabis saira isolate AMF1-May2022 chromosome 13, fColSai1.1, whole genome shotgun sequence:
- the LOC133458776 gene encoding uncharacterized protein LOC133458776: MSLDHESPDIVPSIFSYTKQNQNPDAKIKRYQRKKKWSERLLVAPPNQPAPAPGTPEEVTGMDHSPTEEDIPVTRTEYNDLNLRYTELKSDHVNLQEKYQQLRDENERLKEELKKSTFSYSNIKCNMVQLLFITRITSVLFDFVHQNCRKCKNIQQEALSTGSSFDSVNEIKVAAHGALRIPAFTKGKQQLSAQEVDTSRQL, translated from the exons ATGTCACTGGACCACGAGAGTCCTGATATTGTGCCCTCTATTTTTTCATAcactaaacaaaaccaaaaccccgatgcaaagatcaaaag gtaccaaagaaaaaagaaatggagtgaAAGACTTCTGGTTGCTCCACCAAATcaacctgctcctgctcctggaaCTCCAGAGGAAGTCACCGGCATGGATCACAGTCCTA CTGAAGAGGACATCCCAGTCACGAGGACAGAATACAATGACCTGAACCTGAGGTACACCGAGCTGAAGAGTGACCACGTCAACCTGCAGGAAAAGTATCAACAGCTGCGAGATGAAAATGAGAGACTTAAagaggagctgaagaagtcTACATTTTCATACTCAAATATTAAGTGCAACATGGTACAACTGTTGTTTATCACTAGAATAACATCTGTGCTCTTTGACTTTGTGCACCAAAATTGCAGgaagtgtaaaaatattcagCAAGAAGCTCTCTCTACAGGATCATCTTTTGATAGTGTTAATGAAATTAAGGTTGCAGCTCATGGTGCCCTTCGCATTCCAGCTTTCACCAAAGGCAAACAGCAACTTTCTGCACAGGAAGTCGACACATCAAGACAACTGTGA